A window of Erpetoichthys calabaricus chromosome 12, fErpCal1.3, whole genome shotgun sequence contains these coding sequences:
- the LOC127529894 gene encoding E3 ubiquitin-protein ligase TRIM47-like: MAGANISASDDLVTCPVCLDPLRDPVSLPCGHSYCMKCISDFWDQNRECQCPQCRQPFSPRPELRRNTVLAEIVQKLKKAEHLTSEMSSLPPSHVESRGVECDACPGIKLTAQKSCLTCLASFCETHIQPHYEIPAWRNHKLVNPIGSMQDKICSEHHKALDIFCRTDDMCICYLCVATDHKSHDTVEPQHERTLKETLLGETLIQIREKIHVRERKLADTKQCVDQIKVSADREVQTNNQSLARFISTLEQKCATMTQQIREQEEKETEMSKELMERLKKEIEALKRRDGELIELSMTNDHIYFLQKFSSLCSIPVDDNSLAIIVTAEFSTDLLRRELFHLKDDQEKCKEWKLVKFAPTVAEAPVYILLPPPPHSREEFLHYSCQLKLDSKSAHKYLDLSEENTLVKWSGMNPSFVDHPDKFDYYEQVLCKEGLTGIRCYWEVVWNRGAVIGVTYKGISRKGKGTECGLGYNDKSWVLMCSDYGFSVWHNNKESKIISPCCPKIGIYLDREAGLLSFYAISEKMTLLYSFQTTFTEPLYPAFRLCYSYTYYNFYFRICKLR; the protein is encoded by the exons ATGGCAGGAGCAAACATTTCAGCATCAGATGACCTGGTGACTTGCCCGGTGTGTTTAGACCCTCTGAGAGATCCCGTCTCTCTCCCATGTGGACACAGCTACTGTATGAAGTGCATTTCAGACTTCTGGGATCAGAACAGAGAGTGCCAATGCCCTCAATGCAGGCAACCCTTCTCTCCGAGGCCAGAGCTGCGCAGAAACACCGTGTTGGCTGAGATTGTGCAAAAATTAAAGAAGGCTGAACACTTGACTTCTGAGATGTCCTCTCTGCCTCCAAGTCATGTTGAATCTCGAGGTGTGGAGTGTGATGCCTGTCCTGGGATAAAGCTTACAGCGCAGAAGTCCTGTCTCACTTGTTTGGCCTCCTTCTGTGAGACTCACATTCAGCCGCATTATGAAATTCCTGCCTGGAGAAATCATAAGCTAGTAAATCCTATTGGGAGCATGCAGGATAAAATCTGTTCGGAACATCATAAAGCCTTGGACATTTTCTGCAGAACCGATGACATGTGCATCTGCTATTTGTGTGTAGCCACCGATCACAAGAGTCATGACACAGTGGAGCCGCAACATGAAAGAACTCTAAAAGAG ACCCTGCTGGGGGAGACGCTGATACAAATCCGAGAGAAAATCCACGTGAGGGAGAGGAAGCTGGCAGACACCAAGCAGTGTGTGGACCAGATTAAG GTCTCTGCAGACAGGGAGGTGCAGACGAATAACCAGAGCTTGGCTCGTTTCATCTCCACTCTGGAGCAAAAGTGTGCCACAATGACACAGCAGATCAGAGAGCAGGAGGAGAAAGAAACCGAAATGAGTAAAGAGCTTATGGAGCGCCTGAAGAAGGAAATCGAAGCGCTGAAGAGGAGAGATGGAGAGCTGATTGAGCTGTCGATGACAAATGACCACATCTACTTTCTACAG AAGTTTTCGTCTCTCTGCTCGATTCCTGTCGACGATAATTCCCTCGCCATAATCGTAACTGCAGAATTCTCCACCGATCTTCTCAGGAGGGAGCTGTTCCATTTAAAAGATGATCAGGAAAAATGTAAAGAGtggaaacttgtgaaatttgctcCTACAG tggCTGAAGCTCCAGTGTACAttttgctgccaccaccacctcaCAGCAGGGAAGAATTTTTACATt acTCCTGTCAGCTCAAATTGGATTCCAAATCAGCACACAAATACCTTGATCTTTCTGAAGAAAACACCTTGGTAAAATGGAGCGGAATGAATCCATCATTCGTCGACCACCCTGACAAATTCGACTATTATGAACAAGTTCTTTGTAAAGAGGGTCTAACTGGAATccgctgttactgggaggtggtGTGGAATAGAGGGGCTGTAATCGGAGTTACGTATAAAGGAATTAGTAGGAAGGGAAAGGGTACAGAGTGTGGCTTGGGGTATAATGACAAATCTTGGGTTTTGATGTGTTCCGACTATGGTTTCTCAGTTTGGCACAataacaaagaaagtaaaattaTTTCTCCCTGTTGTCCAAAAATAGGGATTTATCTCGACCGTGAAGCTGGCTTGCTTTCATTCTATGCTATCTCCGAAAAAATGACCCTTTTGTATAGTTTCCAAACTACCTTCACTGAACCCCTCTATCCGGCATTTAGACTTTGTTATTCTTatacttattataatttttattttagaatttgcaAACTACGTTGA